The window CGGTGATGATGGACTGGTCGCCATTTGAGTCTGACGGCGATGTTATTCAAGATAACTCATTTTTAGGCGGCGAGATTGCCACTCGTTACTTGATTGATGCAGGCTTCACTCGTATTGCTTGCATAGCAGGACCGCAAGATAAATCACCAGCAAGAGCGCGTTATCAAGGCTTCATTCAAGCTATGAATAAGGCTGGCATTGAAATTAATAAAGATTATCTGATTTTCAGTGATTTTGAATTCGCTGGTGGATTTGAGTCGATGAATGCATTGCTTGAGCTACCAATTCCACCACAAGCTATTTTCGCAGGTAATGACGCAATGGCGGTTGGGGCTTATCAGGCAATATACCAAAAAGGGATGAAAGTTCCTGATGATATTTCGATTGTTGGTTACGATGATATCGATCTTTCTTCTTATATGATCCCACCATTAACAACTATTCATCAGCCAAAAGATGAGCTCGGGCAACAAGCGGTCAACCAACTGATTTACCGAATGGATAACCCAGAAGCTGAGACCAGTGTGTTAGTACTTACCCCTGAGCTTATTGAACGCCAGTCTGTTAAGAAAGTGAATTTTTAATTTTTCTTCGCTTTCCCTTTAATTAAGTTATCACCATCGGTTTTACTTAATAATAAGAAGACAAAAGCGGAAATCAGTGTAATCACACCAATAGTTATAAAGGTATAGTGAAAATTATCCACTGTATTACTATTGGGTTGGCTATCATAGAAATTTAATATCGCGGCACTCACGGCAATGCCAAAACTAATGGATAGCTGCTGTGTTACGGCTAACATACTATTGCCTGCACTTGCATTATTGTCTGTTAAATCTGCCAAACAAATAGTGTTCATTGCGGTGAATTGTACGGACATCACCATGCCTAAAATAAATAGCGGTACAATCAACAGATAAATAGACATACTCGGGGACTGCAATGAGAACTGAGCAATCATTGCTCCAATAATCACGGTGATCACAAATAATGTATTACGATAGCCATATTTGGTGAGAATTTTTGTCACACCAGATTTTGCGGTTATTGAACCAATCGCCAATGGTGCCATCATCATTCCAGCCACAACCGCTTCATAGCCAAAACCAACTTGTAACATTAATGGCATTAAAAATGGAATACTGCCAGTTCCTAAACGCGTTGCAATATTGCCACTGATGCCAATCGAAAATGTTCGGGTTTTAAATAAATTTAATGGGATGATTGCATGCTTAATACGTCTTGCATGGAAAACATACAGTAATAAGAAAATAAAGCCGCTTACAACAATCGCTGCAGGTATTGAGGTCGATAGTGTTTTATCACCAAACAAATCTAGGCTAACAGAAAGCATAACTAAGCCAATACCAAAGAGTAAAAAACCAAGAGTATCAAATTTACGTTTCGGCATTTTAAAATCAGGCATGTGTTTTAAAGCATAAAAAATCCCCAAAACACCAATCGGAATATTAATAATAAATATCCAATGCCATGTCGCATAAGTAACTAATATACCGCCCAGTAGTGGTCCTAGTATTGGACCGACTAATCCAGGTATTGTCACAAAGTTTAATATAGGCAATAACTCACTACGTGGATAGGCTCTTATTAATGCTAATCGAGCCACTGGCATCATCATTGCACCACCAATACCTTGAATAACTCGAGAAGTGACCAAAAAATTTAATGATGGTGAAAGGGCACAAAGCAAAGAGCCAAATGAAAATAATGAAACGGCTAAAATAAAGACATGTCGAGTACCAAATCGATCAGCAAACCATCCACTAACAGGAATGAGTAAGGCTACCGTCAAAGTATAGCTAACAACAGCAGATTGCATTGCAAGCGGCGAATGATGCAGGCTTTTGGCTATGTCAGGTAAAGCCGTATTTAAAATAGTGGCATCAAGGGCTTGCATAAAAAAGGCCATTGCTGCAATCCATGGAAGGCCTGACATATTTTTAGCTGTTTTGAACATCATTTACCTATCTAAAAAGTTAAAGCCAATAAAGGATAGTTATCTTCCTAGGTTATTTTTCATTTACTGTTAATAACTTATAGCAAAAATCGAGAGCTTTGGTACTGTGACCTTGAATAATGGCATTCGCCAATTGCTGGTGGATATCCACTTCAATGACTTCGTTGTCAGTAATAACATCAAAATAGCGCTGATAAATAGAACGAAATAAATTAGCGAAAGAGATTAAAAAAGGGTTTGCACAGGCTTTATAAATAGTTAAGTGAAAATAGTAGTCTACTTTTACCCAGTGTTCTCTATCAAATTCTTTTGCGAGTAGTAGCATTTCATTAGCTAAGAGCTGTAAAGATTGTTTTTGTTCGGTTGTTGCATGCATAGCTGCAAGATAACAAGCTTGGGGCTCAATTGCGAGGCGAACAATTTTGAAATGTTTAATAACAACCGATTGTTCCTCGCTATTTGCCCACCAGCTTAAGAGATCTTGATCCAAAAAATTCCAATTTGATGATGGCATAACACGAGTTCCTATTTTGGGGCGTGCTAATACCATGCCTTTAGCAGCTAGTATTTTAATGGCTTCTCTTATTGCTGTTCGGCTAGCTTGGAATTTTTCTGATAACTCTAATTCACTTGGTAAAATGGAATCAGGTAAATAGGCACTTGTTAAGATCTGTTGACCCAGATTTTCTGCAATAATATAAGAACGATTCTTTTGCGAGGCCGTTTGTTGTTTACTTAATTCCATAATTCATCTCAAATCTTATTTCTTGGATATCTATATTACGTGAGTAAAGGGATAATTGCTGCTGAAATAGTCAATTATCAGGTGTTATTTAGTTTAAAACCCTCCTTTTGATTAAAATAACCGCGAACAAAATAAAAATGTAAAAAAACACTTGCGAGATTTTTTCGTCTCCCTATAATGCGCATCCGTTGTCACGACAAACCGCTTCGGCGAACAAGGTAAAACCTTAGTGATAACAGAGGTGAGAAAGAAAAAGTTAAAAATAAACACTTGACTTTCTGAAAGAAAAACGTATTATACGTCACCTCGCGACAACGACCTTGAAGTCGAAAATCGAAAGATTCAGTCGCAACGCTCTTTAACAATTTATCAGACAATCTGTGTGGGCACTCACAGGACACTATCAAAAAAATATTTGATTTTAAGTCTTGAAGAGTGACTAACACGTTAATTCATATATATGAACTTAATAGGTAGTAACGTTATTTTGGAAGGGTAACGCGAAAGCAAGCAGCGATGAACCGAGACAGTACTTAAGTACGGCGAGGTGAAGCGATGCGCAGCTGACAAAGTTAACCGAACAAAAGAGCGTTACGAGACAGTAACATTCTTTGAGCATCAAGCTTTTTAATTGAAGAGTTTGATCATGGCTCAGATTGAACGCTGGCGGCAGGCCTAACACATGCAAGTCGAGCGGTAACAGGGGAAGCTTGCTTCTCGCTGACGAGCGGCGGACGGGTGAGTAATGTATGGGGATCTGCCCGATAGAGGGGGATAACCACTGGAAACGGTGGCTAATACCGCATAATCTCTAAGGAGCAAAGCAGGGGAACTTAGGTCCTTGCGCTATCGGATGAACCCATATGGGATTAGCTAGTAGGTGAGGTAATGGCTCACCTAGGCGACGATCCCTAGCTGGTCTGAGAGGATGATCAGCCACACTGGGACTGAGACACGGCCCAGACTCCTACGGGAGGCAGCAGTGGGGAATATTGCACAATGGGCGCAAGCCTGATGCAGCCATGCCGCGTGTATGAAGAAGGCCCTAGGGTTGTAAAGTACTTTCAGTCGGGAGGAAGGCGTTGATGCTAATATCATCAACGATTGACGTTACCGACAGAAGAAGCACCGGCTAACTCCGTGCCAGCAGCCGCGGTAATACGGAGGGTGCAAGCGTTAATCGGAATTACTGGGCGTAAAGCGCACGCAGGCGGTTGATTAAGTTAGATGTGAAATCCCCGGGCTTAACCTGGGAATGGCATCTAAGACTGGTCAGCTAGAGTCTTGTAGAGGGGGGTAGAATTCCATGTGTAGCGGTGAAATGCGTAGAGATGTGGAGGAATACCGGTGGCGAAGGCGGCCCCCTGGACAAAGACTGACGCTCAGGTGCGAAAGCGTGGGGAGCAAACAGGATTAGATACCCTGGTAGTCCACGCTGTAAACGATGTCGATTTGGAGGTTGTTCCCTAGAGGAGTGGCTTCCGGAGCTAACGCGTTAAATCGACCGCCTGGGGAGTACGGCCGCAAGGTTAAAACTCAAATGAATTGACGGGGGCCCGCACAAGCGGTGGAGCATGTGGTTTAATTCGATGCAACGCGAAGAACCTTACCTACTCTTGACATCCAGAGAACTTAGCAGAGATGCTTTGGTGCCTTCGGGAACTCTGAGACAGGTGCTGCATGGCTGTCGTCAGCTCGTGTTGTGAAATGTTGGGTTAAGTCCCGCAACGAGCGCAACCCTTATCCTTTGTTGCCAGCGATACGGTCGGGAACTCAAAGGAGACTGCCGGTGATAAACCGGAGGAAGGTGGGGATGACGTCAAGTCATCATGGCCCTTACGAGTAGGGCTACACACGTGCTACAATGGCGTATACAAAGAGAAGCGACCTCGCGAGAGCAAGCGGAACTCATAAAGTACGTCGTAGTCCGGATTGGAGTCTGCAACTCGACTCCATGAAGTCGGAATCGCTAGTAATCGTAGATCAGAATGCTACGGTGAATACGTTCCCGGGCCTTGTACACACCGCCCGTCACACCATGGGAGTGGGTTGCAAAAGAAGTAGGTAGCTTAACCTTCGGGAGGGCGCTTACCACTTTGTGATTCATGACTGGGGTGAAGTCGTAACAAGGTAACCGTAGGGGAACCTGCGGTTGGATCACCTCCTTACCATTGAAGTGTATTTGTGAAGTGCTCACACAGATTGTCTGATGAAATAGAGTAGCGGTATCGATAGGCTTGTAGCTCAGGTGGTTAGAGCGCACCCCTGATAAGGGTGAGGTCGGTGGTTCAAGTCCACTCAGGCCTACCACTTTTCTCTTATGCTGCGTTATGGCTCAGCTCGTTTACTCAAGTAAACGTCGCTAATCCATGCCTTGCCTAAGAAAAAAGACCTCCGAGTAAGAAAAAAATCTTATCAGGAGATTGATTGATACCGAAAAACCTTTATGGGGCTATAGCTCAGCTGGGAGAGCGCCTGCCTTGCACGCAGGAGGTCAGCGGTTCGATCCCGCTTAGCTCCACCATAATTTTTCTGATTATTCAGAATAGATTAGTAATAGTCTATTGCGAATAATTATGCTCTTTAACAATCTGGAACAAGCTGAAAATTGAAAACAACGCACATCGTTTATCGCTTAAACGATGTGAGAGTCTCTCAAAAATCTCAACTCAAGATGTTCTTTGTCAAGATGGCAAACGTAATGAGCGAGCAGTCAGCGATTCAAGGCGGCCAGCGCACAGCAAGCGCAGCGTACATGAGTACGTGAGCATGGCGAGCACTGCCCAACATAGAATCGATGCACGCGCAGCCATTACCCGTCAGAATGACACGAAAAGACACCTTCGGGTTGTGAGGTTAAGCGACTAAGCGTACACGGTGGATGCCTAGGCAATCAGAGGCGATGAAGGACGTGCTAATCTGCGAAAAGCGTCGGCAAGGTGATATGAACCGTTATAACCGACGATATCCGAATGGGGAAACCCAGTGCAATTCGTTGCACTATCGTTTGATGAATCCATAGTCAAACGAGGCGAACCGAGGGAACTGAAACATCTCAGTACCTCGAGGAAAAGAAATCAACCGAGATTCCCCCAGTAGCGGCGAGCGAACGGGGAGCAGCCCAGAGTCTTAATCAGCATCAGCATCAGGAGAACGGTCTGGAAAGTCCGGCAGTAAAGGGTGATAGCCCCGTATCCGAAGGTGTTGGTGTTGTGAACTCGACGAGTAGGGCGGGACACGTGTTATCCTGTCTGAATATGGGGGGACCATCCTCCAAGGCTAAATACTCCTGATTGACCGATAGTGAACCAGTACCGTGAGGGAAAGGCGAAAAGAACCCCGGCGAGGGGAGTGAAATAGAACCTGAAACCGTGTACGTACAAGCAGTGGGAGCACCCCTTCGGGGTGTGACTGCGTACCTTTTGTATAATGGGTCAGCGACTTATATTCTGTAGCAAGGTTAACCGAATAGGGGAGCCGTAGGGAAACCGAGTCTTAACTGGGCGAATGAGTTGCAGGGTATAGACCCGAAACCCGGTGATCTAGCCATGGGCAGGTTGAAGGTTGGGTAACACTAACTGGAGGACCGAACCGACTAATGTTGAAAAATTAGCGGATGACTTGTGGCTGGGGGTGAAAGGCCAATCAAACCGGGAGATAGCTGGTTCTCCCCGAAAGCTATTTAGGTAGCGCCTCGTGAACTCATCTTCGGGGGTAGAGCACTGTTTCGACTAGGGGGTCATCCCGACTTACCAACTCGATGCAAACTACGAATACCGAAGAATGTTATCACGGGAGACACACGGCGGGTGCTAACGTTCGTCGTGAAGAGGGAAACAACCCAGACCGCCAGCTAAGGTCCCAAAGTCATAGTTAAGTGGGAAACGAAGTGGGAAGGCTCAGACAGCCAGGATGTTGGCTTAGAAGCAGCCATCATTTAAAGAAAGCGTAATAGCTCACTGGTCGAGTCGGCCTGCGCGGAAGATGTAACGGGGCTAAACTATGCACCGAAGCTGCGGCAGCGAACGTATCACTTAAA of the Providencia rettgeri genome contains:
- the rbsR gene encoding ribose operon transcriptional repressor RbsR; protein product: MATMKDVARLAGVSTSTVSHVINQNRYVSESITLRVKNAIKELNYAPSALARSLKMNRTNTIGMLLTTSNNPFYAEVVRGVERSCYERGYSLILCNTEGDLQRMNHSLETLLQKRVDGLLIMCTEVQGPSKEVLARYPAVPTVMMDWSPFESDGDVIQDNSFLGGEIATRYLIDAGFTRIACIAGPQDKSPARARYQGFIQAMNKAGIEINKDYLIFSDFEFAGGFESMNALLELPIPPQAIFAGNDAMAVGAYQAIYQKGMKVPDDISIVGYDDIDLSSYMIPPLTTIHQPKDELGQQAVNQLIYRMDNPEAETSVLVLTPELIERQSVKKVNF
- the mdtD gene encoding multidrug transporter subunit MdtD, whose protein sequence is MFKTAKNMSGLPWIAAMAFFMQALDATILNTALPDIAKSLHHSPLAMQSAVVSYTLTVALLIPVSGWFADRFGTRHVFILAVSLFSFGSLLCALSPSLNFLVTSRVIQGIGGAMMMPVARLALIRAYPRSELLPILNFVTIPGLVGPILGPLLGGILVTYATWHWIFIINIPIGVLGIFYALKHMPDFKMPKRKFDTLGFLLFGIGLVMLSVSLDLFGDKTLSTSIPAAIVVSGFIFLLLYVFHARRIKHAIIPLNLFKTRTFSIGISGNIATRLGTGSIPFLMPLMLQVGFGYEAVVAGMMMAPLAIGSITAKSGVTKILTKYGYRNTLFVITVIIGAMIAQFSLQSPSMSIYLLIVPLFILGMVMSVQFTAMNTICLADLTDNNASAGNSMLAVTQQLSISFGIAVSAAILNFYDSQPNSNTVDNFHYTFITIGVITLISAFVFLLLSKTDGDNLIKGKAKKN
- a CDS encoding FadR/GntR family transcriptional regulator, with protein sequence MELSKQQTASQKNRSYIIAENLGQQILTSAYLPDSILPSELELSEKFQASRTAIREAIKILAAKGMVLARPKIGTRVMPSSNWNFLDQDLLSWWANSEEQSVVIKHFKIVRLAIEPQACYLAAMHATTEQKQSLQLLANEMLLLAKEFDREHWVKVDYYFHLTIYKACANPFLISFANLFRSIYQRYFDVITDNEVIEVDIHQQLANAIIQGHSTKALDFCYKLLTVNEK